Proteins from a single region of Gasterosteus aculeatus chromosome 20, fGasAcu3.hap1.1, whole genome shotgun sequence:
- the rbm12bb gene encoding RNA binding motif protein 12Bb: MAVVIRLQGLRVTAGSEDIRKFFTGLKIPNGGVHVIGGERGEAFIIFASDEDARRAMTRSGGCIKGATVTLLLSSKAEMQNMLEKSTSNEGLDQERRLEENARRARRSADPELGRRSASRSEYSPPHQQRASNTNDFVHVFLKGLPFTVTEEEVRDFFSGLLIREIVLLKNANGSQNGKGLVLFATPEDANGALQRDRGYIGSRYVEISATTAADWRRATGKVSMAVNSHDNFERERSPVRQQRNPLPVRSQSAIAQSPVATDDEYCVLVENLSYTAKKEEIKRLFRNAKLEDDQILYLMDGDGRKTRSSFVLFKNLRDYCDALSPEKRLFLNRWIYTRPISREKMIALLESQSTDPRAPATSEMFQNRPPSHDLDKMCLFVRNLPFDVRKVEIMDFFLGFNITEDKVFVLCDREGAGVGKALVLFGSVAQAMSALSLNGQRFLGSEVLLKCISRSEMRQLGVEPPLVQEPIVQEPLPRQEQFSGSRSAAPFRPANADYADFMISPDSNVQMTNPQAPSMHGGSRYEPRGGGPCTSQGRGNGVPGGFGPSMQRFDGPTCVKLLNLPFQIRSEEIYDFCYGFRVIPESVSLQYDQRGKSKGTATAVFESRQEALTAVDELSGRPIGPRKIQLLLV; the protein is encoded by the coding sequence ATGGCGGTCGTCATCCGTTTACAGGGACTAAGGGTCACCGCAGGTTCTGAGGATATTCGCAAGTTCTTCACTGGCCTCAAAATTCCAAATGGAGGAGTGCATGTAATTGGTGGGGAGCGAGGAGAAGCTTTCATTATCTTTGCTTCGGATGAAGACGCAAGGAGAGCCATGACGCGGTCAGGAGGTTGCATCAAGGGGGCGACTGTTACACTGCTACTAAGTAGCAAAGCAGAGATGCAGAACATGCTGGAGAAAAGTACGTCAAATGAGGGGCTGGATCAAGAGAGGCGACTCGAGGAAAATGCAAGACGCGCTAGAAGATCTGCAGACCCAGAGTTGGGCAGGAGATCGGCGAGCAGATCAGAATATTCGCCCCCCCACCAGCAGAGGGCTTCAAACACGAATGACTTTGTCCACGTGTTTCTGAAAGGATTGCCTTTTACCGTGACAGAGGAGGAAGTGCGTGACTTTTTCTCTGGTTTACTTATTCGGGAAATTGTCTTATTGAAAAATGCAAATGGTTCACAAAATGGGAAAGGTCTGGTCCTATTTGCTACACCAGAGGATGCAAATGGAGCCCTGCAGAGGGATAGGGGATACATTGGATCGAGGTACGTGGAGATATCGGCAACCACAGCAGCCGATTGGCGTCGGGCTACAGGTAAAGTGTCAATGGCTGTCAACTCGCATGATAACTTTGAAAGGGAACGATCACCTGTTCGCCAGCAGAGGAATCCACTTCCTGTGAGATCACAATCTGCCATTGCTCAAAGTCCAGTTGCTACCGATGATGAATACTGCGTTTTGGTAGAAAATCTTTCGTATACagctaaaaaagaagaaataaaaaggctTTTTCGTAATGCAAAGCTTGAGGATGACCAGATCCTGTACCTAATGGATGGCGATGGGAGAAAAACTAGATCCTCGTTTGTGCTCTTCAAGAATCTGCGTGACTATTGTGATGCCTTATCTCCGGAAAAACGGCTGTTTTTGAACCGATGGATTTATACGCGGCCAATCTCGAGAGAGAAAATGATCGCCCTTCTGGAATCTCAGAGCACGGATCCCAGAGCTCCTGCAACCTCTGAAATGTTTCAGAATCGTCCCCCGTCCCATGACTTGGAcaaaatgtgtctgtttgtgcggAACCTGCCGTTTGATGTGCGGAAAGTAGAGATCATGGACTTCTTCCTTGGGTTCAATATCACAGAGGACAAGGTGTTTGTGCTGTGTGACCGCGAAGGGGCTGGAGTTGGAAAGGCTTTGGTTCTCTTTGGGTCTGTGGCCCAGGCTATGAGTGCACTCTCTCTCAATGGACAACGGTTTCTCGGGTCAGAAGTCCTACTGAAGTGCATCTCGCGGTCTGAGATGCGGCAGCTGGGTGTTGAGCCGCCACTGGTGCAAGAGCCAATTGTACAGGAGCCGCTGCCGAGACAAGAGCAATTCTCCGGCAGTAGAAGTGCGGCTCCCTTCCGCCCCGCCAACGCGGATTACGCTGACTTTATGATCTCTCCAGATAGTAACGTACAGATGACAAACCCACAGGCTCCCTCCATGCATGGAGGTTCTCGTTATGAGCCCCGTGGAGGAGGCCCTTGCACCTCACAAGGCCGAGGTAATGGTGTGCCTGGTGGCTTTGGTCCCTCGATGCAGCGTTTTGATGGTCCTACCTGCGTTAAGCTACTTAATTTACCATTTCAAATCCGAAGTGAGGAAATCTATGACTTTTGCTATGGGTTTCGCGTTATCCCTGAATCTGTCTCACTCCAGTATGACCAGAGGGGAAAATCTAAAGGCACCGCAACTGCAGTATTTGAGTCCCGTCAGGAGGCGTTGACAGCAGTTGATGAACTGAGTGGAAGACCCATAGGTCCAAGAAAGATACAGCTTTTACTTGTGTAA
- the LOC120810654 gene encoding hairy/enhancer-of-split related with YRPW motif protein 1 produces the protein MKRSHNYSSSESDLDDIVEVEKDSGDENGLLDSHGSMSPSTTTQVQARKRRRGIIEKRRRDRINNSLSELRRLVPSAFEKQGAAKLEKAEILQMTVDHLKMLHASGGKGYFEAHALAKDYRSLGFRECLAETARYLSIIEGRDGADPLRVRLVSHLSNYASQREVQTGLEHLAWGSAFGTVPAHLPHPLLLQQRPTGRTPASRSKSSLSSSSPSSSTSSSPSIEAAGTSRLGAMPPTETLGGPLNGSLARGLSVPTSKLSPPLLSSLSSLSAFPLSFGAFPLVCPTALSTVSPSSSSSSTLSKPYRPWGTEIGAF, from the exons ATGAAGCGGAGCCACAATTACAGCTCCTCAGAAAGCGACCTGGACGACATTGTTGAGGTGGAGAAAGATAGTGGGGACGAAAATGG TCTACTTGATTCTCACGGCTCGATGTCACCCTCCACAACCACACAAGTTCAAGCCAGAAAAAGGCGCAGAGGG ATTATTGAGAAACGAAGACGTGACCGAATCAATAATAGTCTGTCAGAGTTGAGAAGATTGGTGCCAAGTGCTTTTGAGAAACAG GGAGCTGCTAAACTGGAAAAAGCTGAAATTTTGCAAATGACAGTGGACCATTTAAAGATGCTtcatgcctctggtggcaaAG GTTACTTTGAGGCTCACGCTCTCGCTAAGGATTACCGCAGCCTGGGCTTCAGGGAGTGTCTGGCCGAGACGGCCCGCTACCTGAGCATCATAGAGGGTCGGGATGGCGCAGACCCCCTCCGCGTACGCCTGGTGTCCCACCTCAGCAACTACGCCTCTCAAAGGGAGGTGCAAACTGGTCTGGAGCACTTAGCCTGGGGCTCTGCCTTCGGGACCGTGCCTGCTcatctcccccaccccctcctcctgcagcaacGCCCTACGGGCAGGACACCTGCATCCAGGAGCAAAAGTAGCttatcctcctcttccccttcctcttctacatcttcctccccctccattGAGGCAGCGGGGACATCCAGACTCGGCGCGATGCCCCCCACAGAGACCCTCGGGGGGCCTCTTAACGGTTCGTTGGCCCGCGGTCTGTCTGTGCCAACATCCAAGCTTTCCCCGCCACTCCTGTCGtcgctctcctcgctgtcggccttccccctctcctttgGCGCTTTCCCTCTGGTGTGCCCGACGGCTCTCAGCACAGtcagcccctcctcctcctcctcctccaccctgtcaAAGCCTTACAGGCCGTGGGGCACGGAGATCGGGGCCTTCTGA
- the LOC120810652 gene encoding protein FAM8A1 has protein sequence MADEENTNTGENNEKNKPLRSAVKPLVDGVAQRIGHRNNGEGPKDAAESCTTTEYCDRLQGWMWQYYAGHVNWHSWMSASAMSYPYCLQPDGGTPLDVHFQHWHDGAFGPPRSTYRAAAPPRSGEAAGGAAGVAQQQNGDAQRPGREYIIPSPLQRLLAEIVDFFILFFIKATIIITIMHMSGIKDVSKFAMHFIVEEIDEDTSMEELQKMMLVALVYRMLVCFYEIVCIWGAGGATPGKFLVGLRVVRCDSSVLVQPNRVLIVPATNVSLSASTVRALNKNFSIAFFFPAFITLLFFQHNRTVYDMVAGTIVVKRPRIR, from the exons ATGGCGGACGAAGAGAACACAAACACGGGGGAAAATAACGAAAAGAACAAACCTCTGCGCAGCGCAGTCAAGCCGCTCGTCGACGGGGTCGCCCAGAGAATAGGCCACCGGAACAACGGCGAAGGCCCAAAAGACGCCGCCGAAAGCTGCACGACAACGGAGTACTGCGACAGGCTGCAGGGGTGGATGTGGCAGTACTACGCCGGACATGTCAACTGGCACAGCTGGATGAGCGCGTCGGCCATGTCCTACCCGTACTGTCTGCAGCCGGACGGTGGGACGCCGCTCGACGTTCACTTCCAGCACTGGCACGACGGCGCCTTCGGTCCTCCGCGGTCGACCTACCGGGCCGCGGCCCCCCCGCGGTCGGGTGAAGCCGCAGGCGGGGCTGCAGGTGTCGCTCAGCAGCAGAATGGAGACGCACAGAGACcag GTCGAGAATATATAATTCCTTCACCTCTCCAAAGACTCCTGGCTGAGATTGTGGATTTCTTCATACTGTTTTTCATCAAAGCAACCATAATCATCACTATTATGCACATGAGTGGAATCAA GGATGTTTCCAAATTTGCCATGCATTTCATAGTGGAGGAAATAGACGAGGACACGTCAATGGAGGAGCTACAGAAAATGATGCTCGTTGCACTTGTGTATCggatgttagtgtgtttttatgAG ATTGTGTGCATttggggagcaggaggagccaCTCCGGGGAAGTTTCTCGTTGGACTCCGAGTCGTCAGGTGTGACTCATCGGTTCTGGTTCAACCTAACAGGGTGCTCATCGTGCCAGCAACTAATGTCTCTCTGTCAGC ATCAACGGTCCGAGCCTTGAACAAGAACTTTTCAATTGCCTTCTTTTTCCCGGCCTTCATCACCCTTCTGTTCTTTCAGCACAACAGGACTGTGTATGATATGGTAGCGGGTACGATTGTGGTCAAGCGCCCCAGGATCAGATGA
- the gra gene encoding uncharacterized protein C8orf88 homolog isoform X1, which produces MNDQNDQKVFLLSFILNYMHHSEQCITATIYPNVFLPRGHIFPKSYISETIYFRSKVIVLRDAPHICPSLSPAALLGVGQARPAQCFHLTDTRMEVSRRRLQKHLEPARPLRRCIPFAIEPKINAATCAQALTEETHKATIGIDEFYKIVNLHKQKKGRISYTRDFLIGLANCPEAQKKPEFLPNHPIVLMAARDLEDLRLHETGGNGENEDVAAERLRSP; this is translated from the exons ATGAATGATCAGAATGATCAGAAagtatttttattgtcatttatatTAAATTACATGCATCATTCTGAACAATGCATTACTGCCACAATTTACCCCAACGTTTTCCTCCCACGAGGCCACATTTTTCCCAAAAGCTATATTTCTGAAACAATTTATTTCAGATCCAAAGTTATTGTTCTCAGGGATGCACCACATATATGTCCATCCTTAAGTCCTGCAGCACTGCTCGGTGTAGGCCAGGCCCGCCCTGCACAGTGTTTCCACCTCACTGACACCAGAATGGAGGTATCAAGGAGGAGGCTCCAAAAACATCTGGAGCCTGCCAGACCTCTTCGCCGCTGCATCCCTTTTGCAATTG AGCCCAAAATAAATGCTGCTACATGTGCACAAGCACTGACTGAAGAGACTCACAAG GCAACTATTGGCATAGATGAGTTCTACAAGATTGTCAAcctccacaaacaaaaaaaag GCCGAATATCTTACACAAGAGACTTTTTAATTGGTCTGGCAAATTGTCCTGAGGCACAGAAGAAGCCGGAATTCTTGCCAAATCATCCCATCGTCCTAATGGCAGCA AGAGATCTTGAGGACCTAAGGCTTCATGAAACGGGAGGGAATGGAGAAAACGAAGACGT gGCAGCAGAAAGGCTTCGCTCACCTTAA
- the stmn2a gene encoding stathmin-2a, with protein sequence MSKTATAYKEKMKELSVFSLICSCFYPEAHNKRVCEFEDMEVKAINKRASGQAFEVILKPLSPVSDVAHNLPTPPKRDISLEDIEKKLEAAEDRRKYQEAQVLRALAEKRDHEREVLIKAMEENSNFSKMAEEKLLMKMEQIKENREAHLAAMIERLQEKERHAALVRKNKELREELTA encoded by the exons ATGTCCAAAACAGCCACCG CATATaaagagaagatgaaggagctGTCCGTCTTCTCGCTCATCTGCTCCTGTTTCTACCCAGAGGCACACAACAAGCGTGTCTGTGAGTTTGAAG ACATGGAGGTGAAAGCTATAAACAAGCGAGCCTCTGGCCAGGCCTTCGAGGTGATCCTCAAGCCTCTGTCTCCAGTGTCAGATGTGGCCCAcaacctccccacccccccaaagaGGGATATCTCCTTGGAGGACATTGAGAAGAAACTGGAAGCTGCAGAAGACCGGAGgaag TACCAAGAGGCCCAGGTGCTGAGGGCTTTGGCAGAAAAACGAGACCACGAGAGGGAGGTGTTGATAAAGGCCATGGAAGAGAACAGCAACTTCAGCAAGATGGCCGAGGAGAAGCTCCTGATGAAGATGGAGCAGATCAAGGAGAACCGTGAGGCCCATCTGGCAGCTATGATTGAGCGTCTGCAGGAGAAG GAGAGACATGCAGCTTTGGTGCGCAAGAACAAAGAGCTGAGGGAAGAGCTGACAGCATGA
- the gra gene encoding uncharacterized protein C8orf88 homolog isoform X2: MEVSRRRLQKHLEPARPLRRCIPFAIEPKINAATCAQALTEETHKATIGIDEFYKIVNLHKQKKGRISYTRDFLIGLANCPEAQKKPEFLPNHPIVLMAARDLEDLRLHETGGNGENEDVAAERLRSP; encoded by the exons ATGGAGGTATCAAGGAGGAGGCTCCAAAAACATCTGGAGCCTGCCAGACCTCTTCGCCGCTGCATCCCTTTTGCAATTG AGCCCAAAATAAATGCTGCTACATGTGCACAAGCACTGACTGAAGAGACTCACAAG GCAACTATTGGCATAGATGAGTTCTACAAGATTGTCAAcctccacaaacaaaaaaaag GCCGAATATCTTACACAAGAGACTTTTTAATTGGTCTGGCAAATTGTCCTGAGGCACAGAAGAAGCCGGAATTCTTGCCAAATCATCCCATCGTCCTAATGGCAGCA AGAGATCTTGAGGACCTAAGGCTTCATGAAACGGGAGGGAATGGAGAAAACGAAGACGT gGCAGCAGAAAGGCTTCGCTCACCTTAA
- the upp1 gene encoding uridine phosphorylase 1, translated as MNPKDVAGTESCSSSVFVHNPHLEEMKDDTLYHFGFGTRTHNLPAMFGDVKFVCVGGSPWRMKSFIEYIAAELRLEDPKSEYPNICAGTDRYAMYKVGPVLSVSHGMGIPSIAIMLHELIKLLHHACCTDVTIFRIGTSGGIGLEPGTVVVTKQSLDATFLPKFEQVILGKTVVRNTDLDPSLAEELLRCSKELDQFETVAGNTMCTLDFYEGQARLDGAFCSYSLKDKQDYLNKASEAGVCNIEMESSVFAAMCKLSGLRAAVVCVTLLDRLNGDQLNVAPEILHGYQQRPQILVGHYIQKQLKKKALRS; from the exons ATGAATCCAAAGGACGTTGCGGGGACCGAATCATGCAGCAG TTCGGTTTTTGTGCACAACCCACACCTGGAAGAAATGAAAGATGACACCCTCTACCACTTTGGTTTTGGAACCAGAACTCACAACCTACCAGCTATGTTTGGTGATGTCAAA tttgtgtgtgtggggggcagtCCTTGGAGAATGAAATCATTCATTGAGTACATTGCTGCCGAGCTCCGTTTGGAAGATCCCAAATCAGAGTACCCAAACATCTGTGCTGGAACGGACCGCTATGCTATGTACAAAGTTGGCCCCGTACTGTCCGTCAGC CATGGGATGGGAATCCCATCTATTGCCATAATGTTGCATGAGCTGATAAAGCTCCTCCATCACGCTTGTTGCACCGATGTCACAATCTTTCGCATTGGAACATCAGGTGGAATAG GCCTCGAGCCCGGCACAGTTGTTGTGACCAAGCAGTCGTTGGATGCCACCTTCCTGCCCAAGTTTGAGCAGGTGATCTTGGGGAAGACGGTGGTGCGCAATACTGATCTCGACCCAAGCCTGGCCGAGGAGCTGTTACGCTGCAGCAAGGAGCTGGACCAGTTTGAGACCGTGGCAGGCAACACCATGTGTACACTGGATTTCTATGAAG GCCAAGCCCGTCTGGATGGGGCCTTCTGCTCCTACAGCTTGAAGGACAAACAGGATTACCTCAATAAAGCCAGTGAAGCAGGAGTCTGCAATATAGAAATGGAGTCATCTGTTTTTGCTGCTATGTGTAAGCTGAGTGGTCTACGAg cggcTGTGGTCTGCGTGACATTACTGGATCGGCTGAACGGGGATCAACTGAACGTCGCTCCAGAAATTCTTCACGGCTACCAACAACGTCCCCAGATTCTGGTTGGCCACTACATTCAGAAGCAGTTGAAGAAAAAAGCACTCCGTAGCTAA
- the fabp4b gene encoding fatty acid binding protein 4b: MVDQFVGTWTLIASENFDEYMKAIGVGLATRQMGNLAKPNLVIGVDEAGLISMKSETTFKTTEFKFKLNEECDETTADGRTTKTLVTLKDGKLVQQQTWDGKTTTLEREIQGGNMSAKCVMDDVVAVRTYAKKA; the protein is encoded by the exons ATGGTGGATCAGTTTGTTGGGACCTGGACTCTGATTGCCAGCGAGAACTTTGATGAATACATGAAGGCGATCG GTGTGGGACTCGCCACCCGGCAAATGGGCAACTTGGCAAAGCCGAACCTGGTCATCGGCGTGGACGAGGCCGGGCTCATTTCGATGAAGTCCGAAACTACGTTCAAGACCACGGAGTTCAAATTCAAGCTCAACGAGGAATGTGACGAGACCACCGCGGACGGCCGCACGACCAAG ACCCTCGTCACTCTGAAGGATGGCAAACTGGTGCAACAGCAGACGTGGGATGGAAAGACCACCACACTGGAACGAGAGATCCAAGGTGGAAACATGAGCGCT AAATGTGTCATGGATGACGTGGTTGCAGTGAGGACCTATGCAAAAAAAGCGTGA